In Sodalis ligni, a single genomic region encodes these proteins:
- a CDS encoding ABC transporter permease, translating to MALITTTPALSPGNIAAAGRPDPFRVLRHVWSGPMGRFALICVAAMLLCALFAPWLAPHDPIAIKAALRLKGPSMDYWLGNDQLGRDVLSRLIYGSRIAMTVAFLGTGGALLIGAMLGLLAGYGPRQIDTLLMLFCDSLMSIPMILFALAVVTLVGASVSTIIMIIITFMVPGYFRVVRSQTRVLKRMEYIVAARAMGASPVSVVFRHLVPNMAGTLLVLVAMDIPAVIAIESGLSFLGQGVQPPDASWGTVLNDGYSYIRQAPHIVIAAGIPIIIATLGFTFLGEALRDALDPRTARQSRGDN from the coding sequence ATGGCGCTCATCACCACCACCCCGGCATTGAGTCCCGGCAACATTGCCGCCGCGGGCCGGCCGGACCCGTTTCGCGTGCTGCGGCACGTTTGGTCAGGTCCCATGGGGCGTTTTGCCCTGATTTGCGTGGCGGCAATGCTGTTGTGCGCCCTCTTCGCCCCCTGGCTGGCTCCGCACGATCCCATTGCCATCAAAGCGGCCCTGCGTCTTAAAGGGCCGAGCATGGACTACTGGCTGGGCAACGATCAGCTCGGCCGCGATGTGCTGTCGCGCCTGATTTACGGCAGCCGGATCGCTATGACGGTGGCATTCCTAGGTACCGGCGGCGCGCTGCTTATCGGCGCCATGCTGGGACTGCTGGCGGGTTACGGTCCGCGGCAGATAGATACCTTGCTGATGCTGTTCTGCGATTCGCTGATGTCGATACCGATGATTCTGTTCGCCCTGGCGGTAGTGACGCTGGTAGGGGCGAGCGTGAGCACCATCATCATGATTATCATCACTTTTATGGTGCCTGGCTACTTTCGGGTAGTGCGCAGCCAGACCCGCGTTCTCAAACGCATGGAGTATATTGTCGCCGCCCGCGCCATGGGCGCCTCACCCGTCAGCGTGGTTTTTCGCCACTTGGTTCCCAATATGGCCGGCACGCTGCTGGTGCTGGTGGCGATGGATATTCCGGCGGTTATCGCCATTGAGTCGGGCCTGAGTTTCCTGGGGCAGGGGGTACAGCCGCCGGACGCCAGCTGGGGCACGGTACTCAACGACGGCTACTCCTATATCCGCCAGGCGCCCCATATCGTTATCGCCGCCGGCATTCCCATCATCATCGCCACGCTTGGCTTTACCTTTCTCGGCGAGGCGCTACGGGATGCGCTTGATCCCCGCACCGCCAGGCAATCCCGGGGGGATAACTGA
- a CDS encoding ABC transporter ATP-binding protein: MALLEMHNLSVTYASDKGPLKAVRQISLQVEKGEVLGLVGESGSGKSTLVGAMLTLLPANAQASGQLLYHGQDLLALPESAKRRLRGNGIATVSQDPFTALNPVITIGKQLVAFQHHKPGSKADKLNHAVKMLERVGISDPQGRLKQYPHELSGGIRQRIAIAAALLTEPELLIADEPTTALDATTEMQVVEVLKASRQLVDGAIIFVTHDLHLVSALCDKVAVMYAGEIVEAGPIGEIFGSPAHPYTRALLACDPERIEVATRELPFIAGSVPMPSVHRVGCPFQPRCSLAFAPCGSETPPETLLGEKGRTVRCHKVNADA; the protein is encoded by the coding sequence ATGGCACTGTTGGAAATGCACAATCTGTCGGTCACCTATGCGTCCGACAAGGGTCCGCTGAAGGCCGTTCGCCAGATTTCCCTGCAGGTGGAAAAAGGCGAAGTGCTGGGCCTGGTGGGGGAGAGCGGCTCGGGTAAATCAACCTTGGTGGGAGCCATGCTCACGCTGTTGCCCGCCAATGCCCAGGCTTCCGGGCAGCTGCTTTACCACGGACAAGACCTCCTTGCGCTGCCTGAATCCGCCAAGCGCCGCCTGCGGGGCAACGGTATCGCCACCGTGTCCCAGGATCCCTTCACCGCTCTCAATCCGGTGATCACCATCGGCAAGCAGCTGGTGGCGTTCCAGCACCATAAGCCGGGTTCGAAGGCAGATAAGCTGAATCATGCGGTGAAAATGCTCGAACGTGTAGGGATTTCAGACCCTCAGGGGAGGCTGAAGCAATATCCCCATGAACTCAGCGGCGGTATTCGCCAGCGTATCGCCATCGCGGCGGCGCTGTTAACCGAACCGGAGCTGCTGATTGCCGACGAGCCCACTACCGCACTGGACGCCACCACCGAGATGCAGGTGGTGGAAGTGCTCAAGGCCAGCCGCCAGTTGGTGGACGGCGCCATTATCTTTGTGACTCACGATTTGCATTTGGTGAGCGCTCTTTGCGACAAAGTGGCGGTGATGTACGCCGGAGAGATCGTCGAAGCCGGTCCCATCGGCGAGATTTTCGGCTCTCCCGCCCATCCTTATACCCGTGCGTTATTGGCCTGCGATCCGGAGCGAATTGAAGTGGCCACCCGCGAACTGCCGTTTATCGCCGGTTCGGTGCCGATGCCGAGCGTCCACCGCGTCGGTTGTCCGTTCCAGCCCCGCTGCAGCCTGGCGTTCGCTCCGTGCGGCAGCGAGACGCCGCCGGAAACCCTGCTGGGGGAAAAGGGCCGGACGGTGCGCTGCCATAAGGTGAATGCCGATGCTTG
- a CDS encoding GntR family transcriptional regulator — MDKQTERRAGQRPRKAYLATREALQHLLETPEFNPGDQIPSERDLADMLGISRMTLRKILDELIGTGVLERRGNRGTFLTSTAIERPLTQPVQLGISKIVELNGAVPSSRLIFFHQAAASSRIARLLAIKTGTPVLIIKRLRLADTKPFCLETSYLPQERVPGLCAEDMRQGTSLNQLLAARYGIVGVSDEGTIRVGIMTPEEQELLQAEPGSPALTYRGVIFDSDKRPNEYLVSVNHPQRVAFRIATTLSSGQALARRESDAGPAADLLV; from the coding sequence ATGGATAAACAGACCGAACGCCGCGCCGGCCAACGGCCGCGCAAAGCCTATCTGGCCACGCGCGAGGCATTGCAACATCTGCTGGAAACGCCGGAATTCAATCCCGGCGATCAAATTCCCTCCGAGCGCGACCTGGCGGACATGCTTGGCATCAGCCGCATGACCCTGCGCAAAATCCTCGATGAGCTGATCGGGACCGGCGTGCTTGAGCGTCGCGGCAATCGCGGTACGTTTCTGACCAGCACGGCCATCGAACGGCCGCTGACGCAGCCGGTGCAGTTGGGCATCAGCAAGATAGTCGAACTGAACGGCGCGGTGCCGAGCAGCAGGCTGATTTTTTTCCACCAGGCCGCGGCCAGCTCGCGCATCGCCCGGCTGCTGGCTATCAAGACCGGCACGCCGGTCTTGATCATCAAACGCCTGCGCCTGGCGGATACCAAACCATTCTGCCTGGAAACCAGCTATCTGCCGCAGGAGCGGGTGCCCGGCCTGTGCGCGGAGGATATGCGCCAGGGCACGTCCCTCAATCAGCTATTGGCTGCGCGCTATGGCATCGTCGGCGTATCCGACGAAGGCACCATCCGCGTAGGCATCATGACCCCGGAAGAGCAGGAATTGCTGCAGGCCGAACCCGGTTCGCCGGCGCTGACCTACCGCGGTGTGATTTTCGATAGCGATAAACGGCCGAACGAATATTTGGTCTCGGTCAACCATCCGCAGCGGGTGGCATTTCGGATTGCCACCACCCTGTCGTCCGGGCAGGCCCTCGCCCGACGTGAAAGCGATGCCGGACCGGCCGCCGATCTGCTGGTCTGA
- the rpoZ gene encoding DNA-directed RNA polymerase subunit omega, with product MARVTVQDAVEKIGNRFDLVLVAARRARQLQVGGKDPLVAEENDKFTVIALREIEEGLITNQILDLRDRQEQQEQEAAEIQAVTAIAEGRR from the coding sequence ATGGCACGCGTAACTGTACAAGACGCCGTCGAAAAAATTGGTAACCGTTTTGACCTGGTGCTGGTCGCTGCTCGTCGAGCTCGGCAACTTCAGGTCGGCGGCAAAGACCCTCTGGTTGCTGAAGAAAACGATAAGTTCACCGTTATCGCCCTGCGTGAAATCGAAGAAGGCCTGATTACCAATCAGATCCTCGACCTGCGGGATCGTCAGGAACAGCAGGAGCAGGAAGCCGCGGAAATCCAGGCGGTAACCGCGATTGCTGAAGGCCGTCGCTAA
- the gmk gene encoding guanylate kinase: protein MVQGTLYIVSAPSGAGKSSLIQALLKTQPLYDTQVSVSHTTRPVRPGEKQGEHYYFVSKAEFERMIKEDAFLEYANVFGNYYGTSREMIEQVLSTGVDVFLDIDWQGAQQIRNKMPQTRSIFVLPPSKEELDRRLRGRGQDSDEIIAGRMAQAVAEMSHYAEYDYLIVNDEFNTALMDLKTIIRAERLRLNRQKLRHDALITKLLAD, encoded by the coding sequence ATGGTTCAAGGAACGCTTTACATTGTTTCCGCACCCAGCGGCGCGGGAAAATCCAGCCTGATTCAGGCGTTGCTTAAAACACAACCGCTTTACGACACTCAGGTTTCGGTTTCCCACACCACGCGCCCCGTTCGTCCGGGTGAAAAACAGGGTGAACATTATTATTTTGTTTCCAAGGCGGAATTCGAACGCATGATCAAGGAAGACGCCTTTTTGGAGTATGCGAACGTCTTCGGTAATTATTACGGCACTTCCCGCGAAATGATCGAACAGGTGTTATCCACCGGCGTGGACGTCTTTTTGGATATCGATTGGCAAGGGGCGCAGCAAATTCGTAACAAAATGCCCCAGACGCGCAGTATCTTCGTGCTGCCGCCCTCCAAAGAGGAACTGGATCGCCGGCTGCGGGGCCGCGGACAGGACAGCGACGAAATCATCGCCGGGCGCATGGCGCAGGCGGTGGCCGAGATGTCCCATTATGCCGAATATGATTACCTGATCGTAAATGATGAATTTAATACGGCGCTGATGGATTTGAAAACCATCATCCGTGCCGAACGTCTGCGTCTGAACCGCCAAAAACTGCGGCATGACGCTTTAATCACCAAACTGTTGGCGGACTGA
- a CDS encoding SIS domain-containing protein produces the protein MNVHSIIAAAVAGSADTGGIRQVFLVACGGSLVDMYPAKYFLEAESTGLHCAMITANEFVHAAPRRLGRNSLAIVCSHGGNTPESVAAAALAKRRGATTVTLTHNNEADLRQHADHNIVYTWGNDSNVADNPMALILGLCVEILAQTEGYEHYAAFGQGLAQIDGVVSRARAKVAARCAAFAERYQHESLFYILSSGASYGHAYGFAICSLMEMQWLNAAPIHSGEYFHGPFEVTDRETPFILMMNEGRTRALDERARVFLQQYAEKVEIIDANELGIGILPPTVVEYFNPVLFYSVMCEYRAALATLRQHPLETRRYMGRVAY, from the coding sequence ATGAATGTGCATTCCATTATTGCCGCGGCGGTGGCCGGGTCGGCAGACACCGGCGGTATACGCCAGGTTTTCCTGGTGGCCTGCGGGGGGTCGCTGGTCGACATGTATCCGGCCAAATACTTTCTTGAGGCCGAATCGACGGGACTGCATTGCGCCATGATCACCGCCAACGAATTTGTCCACGCCGCCCCCAGGCGCCTGGGCCGCAACTCGCTGGCGATCGTGTGCTCACACGGCGGCAATACGCCGGAATCCGTGGCCGCCGCCGCGCTGGCCAAACGGCGCGGGGCCACGACCGTGACGCTGACTCATAACAACGAAGCCGATTTGCGGCAGCATGCCGATCATAATATCGTCTATACCTGGGGTAACGATAGCAACGTGGCGGATAATCCGATGGCGCTCATCCTTGGGCTGTGCGTCGAGATTCTGGCCCAGACCGAAGGCTACGAGCATTATGCCGCGTTCGGCCAGGGGCTGGCGCAAATCGACGGCGTGGTGTCGCGTGCCCGCGCCAAGGTGGCCGCGCGCTGCGCGGCATTTGCCGAGCGCTATCAGCACGAGTCGCTGTTTTATATCCTTTCCAGCGGCGCGTCATATGGCCACGCTTATGGTTTCGCCATCTGTTCGCTGATGGAAATGCAGTGGCTGAATGCGGCCCCCATTCACTCCGGCGAGTATTTTCACGGACCGTTTGAGGTGACCGATCGGGAAACGCCGTTTATCCTGATGATGAACGAGGGCCGCACCCGAGCGCTTGACGAGCGGGCGCGGGTGTTCTTGCAACAGTACGCCGAAAAAGTGGAAATTATCGATGCCAATGAGCTGGGTATCGGGATCCTGCCGCCGACGGTGGTGGAATATTTCAACCCCGTCTTGTTTTACAGCGTGATGTGTGAATATCGCGCGGCGCTGGCAACCCTGCGCCAGCACCCGCTGGAGACGCGCCGTTATATGGGCCGGGTGGCATATTAA
- the recG gene encoding ATP-dependent DNA helicase RecG, producing MEGRLLNAIPLNTLSGVGPAQAAKLARLGLENLQDLLLHLPLRYEDRTRLYAIGDVLPGMFVTVQGEVLGSDISFGRRRMLTCRVRDDSGLITLRFFNFNASMKNSLAAGRRITAYGEIRRGQLGAEIIHPEYHILGDHSEVELAPALTPVYPTTEGVRQASLRNLTDQALLLLDTYPIAELLPPELSRGLIGLPEALRTLHRPPPDISLADLEQGKHPAQRRLILEELLAHNLSMLAVRAGVRKDLALALTPGPQLKQRFLSLLPFTPTGAQRRVVDEIERDLAQPVPMMRLVQGDVGSGKTLVAALAALRAIGEGKQVALMAPTELLAEQHAMTFRAWFEPLGIEVGWLAGKQKGKARQAQQDAIAQGSVGMVVGTHAIFQEQVQFSGLALVIIDEQHRFGVHQRLALWEKGLAQGYHPHQLIMTATPIPRTLAMTAYADLDTSVIDELPPGRTPVTTVAIPDSRRTEVIQRVRQACLQEQRQAYWVCTLIDESDLLEAQAAQATWEDLQAALPELRIGLVHGRLKSKEKQEIMRAFKAGEIHLLVATTVIEVGVDVPNASLMIIENPERLGLAQLHQLRGRVGRGAVASHCVLLYKSPLSKTAQRRLQVLRDTNDGFAIAQQDLEIRGPGELLGTRQTGNAEFKVADLLRDQAMIPEVQRLARHIHEHHPDSARLLIERWMPERVRYTNA from the coding sequence ATGGAAGGCCGTCTGCTGAACGCCATACCGTTGAATACGCTTTCAGGGGTCGGTCCCGCACAGGCGGCCAAGCTCGCCCGGCTCGGGCTGGAAAATCTCCAGGATTTATTGCTGCATCTGCCTTTGCGCTACGAAGACCGCACCCGGTTATACGCCATCGGCGACGTCCTGCCCGGCATGTTTGTAACGGTGCAGGGGGAAGTGCTCGGGTCCGACATCAGCTTCGGCCGGCGGCGCATGCTGACCTGCCGGGTCCGCGACGACAGCGGCCTTATCACCCTGCGCTTTTTCAACTTCAACGCCTCGATGAAAAACAGCCTGGCCGCCGGTCGCCGGATTACCGCCTATGGCGAAATCCGGCGCGGACAGCTGGGGGCCGAAATCATCCATCCGGAATACCATATCCTCGGCGATCACAGCGAGGTCGAACTGGCCCCGGCCCTGACGCCGGTGTATCCCACCACCGAAGGCGTCCGCCAGGCCTCACTGCGCAATCTGACGGATCAGGCGCTGCTTTTGCTCGATACCTATCCCATTGCCGAACTGCTGCCGCCGGAGCTGAGCCGGGGACTTATCGGCTTGCCCGAGGCGCTGCGCACGTTGCATCGCCCGCCGCCGGATATCTCGCTGGCGGATCTAGAGCAGGGCAAACATCCGGCCCAGCGGCGTCTGATCCTGGAAGAATTGCTGGCCCATAATCTCAGCATGCTGGCGGTACGGGCCGGGGTGCGCAAAGATCTGGCCCTGGCGTTAACCCCGGGACCGCAGTTGAAACAGCGGTTTCTCTCTTTGCTTCCCTTTACGCCCACCGGCGCGCAGCGGCGGGTGGTGGATGAAATAGAACGGGACCTGGCGCAGCCGGTGCCGATGATGCGGCTGGTGCAGGGGGATGTGGGTTCGGGAAAAACCCTGGTGGCGGCGCTGGCGGCATTGCGGGCCATCGGCGAGGGTAAGCAGGTGGCGCTGATGGCCCCCACCGAGCTGCTGGCGGAGCAGCATGCCATGACCTTCCGCGCCTGGTTCGAACCGCTGGGCATTGAGGTAGGCTGGCTGGCTGGCAAACAAAAGGGCAAGGCGCGCCAGGCCCAGCAGGACGCCATCGCGCAGGGGAGCGTGGGCATGGTGGTGGGTACCCATGCGATATTTCAGGAGCAGGTGCAATTTTCAGGGCTGGCGCTGGTTATCATTGATGAGCAGCACCGGTTTGGCGTCCATCAGCGTTTGGCGCTGTGGGAAAAGGGGCTGGCGCAGGGCTACCATCCACATCAGTTGATCATGACCGCCACTCCCATTCCCCGGACCCTGGCCATGACCGCTTATGCCGATCTGGATACCTCGGTTATCGATGAATTGCCCCCGGGGCGTACGCCGGTGACCACCGTGGCCATTCCGGATAGCCGGCGGACCGAGGTTATACAGCGGGTGCGGCAGGCTTGTTTGCAAGAGCAGCGCCAGGCTTATTGGGTCTGTACCCTGATTGATGAATCCGATTTGCTGGAGGCCCAGGCGGCGCAGGCCACTTGGGAAGACCTGCAGGCCGCCTTGCCTGAGCTGCGTATCGGTCTGGTGCACGGCCGGCTGAAGTCCAAGGAAAAGCAGGAGATTATGCGGGCGTTCAAGGCCGGGGAGATCCATTTGCTGGTGGCCACCACCGTGATAGAAGTGGGGGTGGATGTGCCTAATGCCAGCCTGATGATTATCGAGAATCCCGAACGTCTGGGCCTGGCGCAATTGCACCAGCTGCGCGGCCGGGTCGGCCGCGGCGCGGTAGCCTCCCATTGCGTGCTGTTATATAAGTCTCCCCTGAGTAAAACCGCCCAGAGGCGGTTACAGGTATTACGGGATACCAATGATGGTTTTGCCATCGCCCAGCAGGATTTGGAAATCCGCGGCCCCGGGGAACTGCTGGGTACGCGCCAAACCGGCAATGCGGAGTTCAAAGTGGCGGATTTGCTGCGCGACCAGGCGATGATCCCGGAGGTCCAGCGCCTGGCGCGCCATATTCATGAGCATCATCCCGACTCCGCCCGGCTGCTGATTGAGCGCTGGATGCCGGAGCGGGTGCGTTACACCAATGCGTAG
- a CDS encoding ABC transporter substrate-binding protein: MKTRHWLSLSLTLLACSAQAQQQDIRFGVDATFPPFEYKTADGRLAGFDIDLGNAICSALQAKCHWVENSFDGLIPALKAKKFDAILSSLSITAERGKAINFSDKLFNTPAFLVAAKNSGLKPTIESLKGKRIGVQQGSVFEAYAKKFWAPAGVDIVPYPSADAVYADLVVGRLDATLDDATVVTESLLNKPQGQNFTLIQPRVNDAEIFGPGTGIGLRKEDTELQASLNRAISKIRSDGTYNKLAAKYFNFNIYGD; this comes from the coding sequence ATGAAAACAAGGCATTGGTTATCCCTTTCGCTTACCCTGCTGGCCTGTTCCGCGCAGGCCCAGCAGCAGGACATTCGTTTTGGCGTTGATGCCACTTTTCCACCGTTTGAATACAAAACCGCCGACGGCCGGCTGGCCGGTTTTGATATCGATTTGGGCAACGCGATTTGCAGCGCGCTTCAGGCCAAATGCCACTGGGTTGAAAATAGTTTCGACGGGCTTATTCCGGCGCTGAAGGCCAAAAAATTCGACGCCATCCTCTCGTCGCTGAGCATTACCGCCGAGCGCGGCAAAGCAATCAACTTCAGCGATAAGCTGTTTAATACTCCGGCGTTCCTGGTGGCCGCTAAAAACAGCGGACTGAAACCAACGATTGAATCTCTCAAGGGCAAACGCATCGGCGTGCAGCAGGGATCGGTCTTCGAAGCCTACGCGAAAAAATTCTGGGCGCCGGCCGGGGTGGATATCGTGCCTTACCCGAGCGCCGACGCGGTCTACGCTGATTTAGTGGTGGGGCGGCTGGATGCCACTCTGGACGATGCCACGGTGGTGACCGAATCGCTGCTGAATAAGCCCCAGGGACAGAATTTCACCCTGATACAGCCGCGCGTGAATGACGCCGAGATTTTTGGGCCGGGCACCGGCATTGGGCTGCGTAAGGAAGACACTGAGTTACAGGCCTCGCTCAACCGGGCGATCTCCAAAATCAGAAGCGACGGCACCTATAACAAACTGGCGGCCAAATATTTTAATTTTAATATTTATGGCGACTGA
- the spoT gene encoding bifunctional GTP diphosphokinase/guanosine-3',5'-bis pyrophosphate 3'-pyrophosphohydrolase has product MYLFESLNLLIQRYLPEDQIKLLRQAYLVARDAHEGQTRSSGEPYITHPVAVACILAEMRLDYETLMAALLHDVIEDTPATYQDMEQLFGKSVAELVEGVSKLDKLKFRDKKEAQAENFRKMIMAMVQDIRVVLIKLADRTHNMRTLGALRPDKRRRIARETLEIYSPLAHRLGIHHLKTELEELGFEALYPNRYRVIKEVVKAARGNRKEMIQKILAEIEGRLTEAGIPCRVSGREKHLYSIYCKMHLKEQRFHSIMDIYAFRVIVGEVDTCYRVLGQMHSLYKPRPGRVKDYIAIPKANGYQSLHTSMIGPHGVPVEVQIRTEDMDQMAEMGVAAHWAYKEQGETGTTAQIRAQRWMQSLLELQQSAGSSFEFIESVKSDLFPDEIYVFTPEGRIVELPAGATPVDFAYAVHTDIGHACVGARVDRQPYPLSQALTSGQAVEIITAPGARPNAAWLNFVVSSKARAKIRQMLKNLKRDDSVSLGRRLLNHALGGSRKLAEVAPENLQRELDRMKLASLDDLLAEIGLGNAMSVVIARNLQGDQSNMAQPGPKTLPIKGADGVLITFAKCCRPIPGDPIIAHVSPGKGLVVHHESCRNIRGIQKDAEKFMAVEWQLDTEQEFIAEIKVDMFNHQGVLANLTAAINAADSNIQSLNTEEKDGRVYSAFIRLTTRDRVHLANIMRKIRVMPDVIKVTRNRN; this is encoded by the coding sequence TTGTATCTGTTTGAAAGTCTGAATCTATTGATTCAACGTTACCTGCCAGAGGATCAAATCAAACTCCTCCGGCAGGCGTATCTTGTCGCCCGTGATGCTCACGAGGGGCAGACACGCTCCAGCGGTGAGCCCTACATTACCCACCCTGTGGCCGTGGCATGCATCCTGGCGGAAATGCGCCTCGATTATGAAACGCTGATGGCGGCGTTGCTGCATGATGTCATCGAGGATACCCCCGCCACCTACCAGGACATGGAACAACTGTTCGGTAAAAGCGTGGCGGAGCTGGTGGAAGGGGTATCCAAGCTCGACAAGCTGAAGTTCCGCGACAAGAAAGAAGCCCAGGCGGAAAACTTTCGCAAGATGATCATGGCGATGGTGCAGGATATCCGGGTGGTGCTGATCAAGCTGGCGGACAGAACGCATAACATGCGCACCCTGGGTGCGCTGCGCCCCGACAAACGCCGGCGCATCGCCCGTGAAACGCTGGAAATATACAGCCCCCTGGCCCATCGCCTCGGCATCCACCATCTCAAGACGGAACTTGAGGAGCTGGGCTTCGAAGCGCTGTATCCGAACCGCTACCGGGTCATCAAAGAAGTGGTCAAGGCCGCGCGCGGCAACCGCAAAGAGATGATCCAGAAGATACTCGCCGAAATCGAAGGGCGACTGACCGAAGCCGGCATCCCCTGCCGGGTCAGCGGACGGGAAAAGCATCTTTATTCCATTTATTGCAAAATGCACCTTAAAGAGCAGCGTTTCCATTCCATTATGGATATCTATGCCTTTCGGGTGATCGTCGGCGAAGTGGACACCTGTTATCGCGTATTGGGACAGATGCACAGCCTGTATAAACCGCGCCCCGGGCGGGTGAAGGATTATATCGCCATTCCCAAGGCCAACGGCTACCAGTCCCTGCACACCTCCATGATCGGTCCCCATGGCGTTCCGGTCGAGGTGCAAATCCGCACCGAAGACATGGATCAAATGGCGGAAATGGGGGTGGCGGCGCACTGGGCTTATAAAGAACAGGGCGAAACCGGCACCACGGCCCAAATCCGCGCCCAGCGCTGGATGCAAAGCCTGCTGGAGCTGCAGCAGAGCGCCGGCAGCTCGTTTGAATTTATCGAAAGCGTCAAATCCGATTTGTTCCCGGATGAAATCTATGTGTTCACGCCGGAAGGCCGCATCGTCGAGCTGCCGGCGGGCGCCACCCCGGTGGATTTCGCTTATGCGGTGCATACCGATATCGGCCATGCCTGCGTTGGCGCCCGAGTGGATCGACAGCCGTATCCCCTGTCGCAGGCCTTGACCAGCGGACAGGCGGTGGAAATCATCACCGCTCCCGGCGCCCGTCCCAATGCGGCGTGGCTGAACTTTGTGGTCAGTTCCAAGGCACGGGCCAAGATACGCCAGATGCTGAAGAACCTTAAGCGCGACGATTCCGTCAGCCTGGGCCGCAGACTATTGAATCACGCCCTGGGGGGCAGCCGGAAACTGGCCGAGGTGGCGCCGGAAAACCTTCAGCGCGAGCTGGACCGGATGAAACTGGCGTCCCTTGATGACCTGCTGGCGGAAATCGGCCTGGGCAACGCCATGAGCGTGGTTATTGCCCGCAATCTGCAGGGCGATCAGTCCAATATGGCGCAGCCCGGTCCGAAGACGCTGCCCATCAAAGGCGCCGACGGCGTATTGATCACCTTCGCCAAATGCTGCCGCCCCATCCCCGGAGATCCGATTATCGCCCACGTCAGCCCCGGCAAAGGCCTGGTGGTACACCATGAATCCTGCCGCAATATCCGCGGTATCCAGAAAGACGCGGAAAAATTCATGGCGGTGGAATGGCAGTTGGATACCGAGCAGGAATTTATTGCCGAAATCAAAGTGGACATGTTTAATCATCAGGGAGTACTGGCCAATCTGACCGCGGCCATTAACGCCGCCGATTCCAATATCCAGAGCCTGAACACCGAAGAAAAAGACGGCCGGGTCTATAGCGCGTTTATCCGTCTTACCACCCGCGACCGTGTCCATCTGGCCAACATCATGCGCAAAATACGCGTAATGCCGGATGTGATCAAGGTGACGCGCAACCGGAATTAA
- a CDS encoding ABC transporter permease, which produces MFFYLLRRLVLAASVMLVAITILFCLVFLVPGDPASVALGPRASEAQKQALREHMGLDQPAIVQIGRFIVHVAAGDLGEDVLTHRPVNQLIARALPNTLILALSAIAWAIIIGIPLGCWAALRPNTWLDRLIGLLSTSVIALPAFVVAIYALLVFSVTLKWFPAIGAGQQGDLGSQLQALVLPSLTVALSWIGYLARLVRASMLEVLKENHIRTFRAFGIGDRLIALRYALPIAVVPVVSVLGVGIGSLLSGAVLTEIVFARPGLGKLAYDSVISRNFPVVMGTVVVTSGCYVLANLIADLINTFLDPRVRQEL; this is translated from the coding sequence ATGTTCTTTTACCTGCTTCGCCGGTTAGTACTGGCGGCGTCAGTGATGCTGGTGGCAATCACGATATTATTCTGTCTGGTGTTTTTAGTGCCCGGGGATCCGGCTTCGGTAGCGTTGGGACCGAGGGCCAGCGAGGCGCAAAAGCAGGCATTGCGTGAACACATGGGGCTTGATCAGCCGGCTATCGTGCAAATCGGACGATTTATCGTCCATGTGGCCGCAGGAGATCTCGGCGAAGATGTCCTGACTCATCGGCCGGTGAATCAGCTTATTGCCCGCGCCTTACCCAATACCCTCATTCTGGCCCTGTCGGCCATTGCCTGGGCCATTATTATCGGCATCCCGCTGGGGTGCTGGGCGGCCTTGCGGCCCAATACCTGGCTCGACCGGCTGATAGGGCTGCTGTCCACCAGCGTGATCGCCCTGCCGGCTTTTGTGGTGGCGATTTACGCACTGCTGGTGTTCTCAGTGACATTGAAGTGGTTTCCGGCCATCGGCGCGGGGCAGCAGGGGGATTTGGGCTCGCAGTTACAGGCGCTGGTACTGCCCTCCCTGACGGTGGCATTAAGCTGGATCGGTTATTTGGCCCGGCTGGTGCGGGCCTCGATGCTGGAAGTGCTGAAGGAAAACCATATCCGCACCTTCCGCGCCTTCGGCATCGGCGATCGGTTGATTGCGCTGCGCTATGCCCTGCCCATCGCGGTGGTGCCGGTGGTGTCGGTATTAGGGGTCGGCATTGGTTCGCTGCTCTCCGGCGCGGTGTTGACCGAGATCGTGTTCGCGCGGCCCGGCCTGGGCAAGCTGGCGTACGACTCGGTGATTTCCCGCAATTTTCCGGTGGTGATGGGGACGGTGGTGGTGACCTCCGGATGTTATGTACTGGCCAATCTCATCGCCGACCTGATCAACACTTTTCTGGATCCGCGCGTGCGGCAGGAGCTTTGA